The following proteins are co-located in the Streptomyces sp. NBC_00435 genome:
- a CDS encoding carbohydrate binding domain-containing protein: protein MGVGIAVAGSVAAGAVAAEEVTTNLVANSGFENGLTGWTCSSGSGAAVASPVHSGASALKGTPSGQDNAQCTQTIGVQPNSQYTLSAYVQGSYVYLGATGTGITTAPSTWTPNSPSYSQLSVGFTTGASTTSVTVYLHGWYGQPAYYADDVSLTGPGGSSPAPTTTPPTIPPTTTPPTTTPPTTTPPTTAPPTTTPPQGETCPTKPRPSGKVLQGYWENWDGASNGVHPGMGWVPITDSRIAAHGYNAINAAFPVILSDGTVQWQDGMDAGVKVATPAEMCQAKAAGATILMSIGGAAAGIDLSSSTVADKFVATVVPILKKYNFDGIDIDIETGLSGSGSINTLSASQSNLIRIIDGVLAQMPAGFGLTMAPETAYVTGGSVTYGSIWGSYLPIIKKYADNGRLWWLNMQYYNGSMYGCSGDSYQAGTVQGFTAQTTCLNNGLTIQGTTIKVPYDKQVPGLPAQSGAGGGYMAPSLVSQSWNAFGGSLKGLMTWSVNWDGSKGWSFGDNVKSLQGR from the coding sequence ATGGGCGTTGGCATAGCCGTTGCCGGCTCCGTCGCGGCCGGGGCCGTCGCGGCCGAGGAGGTCACCACCAACCTGGTGGCCAACTCCGGCTTCGAGAACGGCCTCACCGGCTGGACCTGCTCGAGCGGCTCCGGTGCGGCCGTCGCCAGTCCGGTCCACTCCGGGGCCTCCGCGCTCAAGGGCACGCCGAGCGGCCAGGACAACGCCCAGTGCACCCAGACCATCGGCGTGCAGCCCAACTCCCAGTACACGCTGAGCGCTTACGTCCAGGGCAGCTACGTCTACCTGGGCGCCACCGGAACCGGCATCACCACCGCCCCCTCCACCTGGACGCCGAACAGCCCGTCGTACAGCCAGCTCAGCGTCGGCTTCACCACCGGAGCGAGCACCACCTCGGTGACCGTCTACCTGCACGGCTGGTACGGGCAGCCCGCGTACTACGCGGACGACGTGTCGCTCACCGGCCCCGGCGGCAGCAGCCCCGCGCCGACAACCACCCCGCCGACGATCCCGCCGACCACCACCCCGCCGACGACGACCCCGCCCACGACCACCCCGCCCACCACCGCACCGCCCACCACCACGCCTCCGCAGGGCGAGACTTGCCCCACGAAGCCCAGGCCGTCGGGCAAGGTCCTTCAGGGGTACTGGGAGAATTGGGACGGCGCCTCGAACGGCGTCCACCCCGGTATGGGCTGGGTCCCCATCACGGACAGCCGGATCGCCGCGCACGGCTACAACGCCATCAACGCCGCCTTCCCGGTGATCCTCTCGGACGGCACCGTCCAGTGGCAGGACGGCATGGACGCGGGCGTCAAGGTCGCGACCCCCGCCGAGATGTGCCAGGCGAAGGCGGCCGGGGCGACGATCCTGATGTCGATCGGCGGCGCGGCCGCGGGCATCGACCTGAGCTCCAGCACCGTCGCCGACAAGTTCGTGGCGACCGTCGTACCGATCCTCAAGAAGTACAACTTCGACGGGATCGACATCGACATCGAGACCGGCCTGTCCGGAAGCGGCAGCATCAACACGCTCTCCGCCTCGCAGTCCAACCTGATCCGCATCATCGACGGCGTGCTGGCCCAGATGCCCGCGGGCTTCGGCCTCACGATGGCCCCCGAAACCGCGTACGTCACGGGCGGCAGCGTCACCTACGGGTCGATCTGGGGCTCCTACCTGCCGATCATCAAGAAGTACGCCGACAACGGGCGACTGTGGTGGCTGAACATGCAGTACTACAACGGCAGCATGTACGGCTGCTCCGGCGACTCCTACCAGGCCGGTACCGTGCAGGGATTCACCGCGCAGACCACGTGCCTGAACAACGGCCTGACCATCCAGGGCACCACGATCAAGGTGCCCTACGACAAGCAGGTGCCCGGCCTGCCGGCCCAGTCCGGCGCGGGCGGTGGTTACATGGCGCCGAGTCTGGTCAGCCAGTCGTGGAACGCCTTCGGCGGTTCGCTGAAGGGGCTCATGACATGGTCGGTCAACTGGGACGGCTCAAAGGGCTGGTCCTTCGGCGACAACGTCAAGTCCCTCCAAGGCCGCTGA
- a CDS encoding M9 family metallopeptidase produces the protein MTSSSRFRISSQDSTEESAQAPAPTVKPAKPAKADQADKAGKTDRQSPAAAADDCGDISGVVNATGSALVQQLKALPQITCTYPLFNLTGENARKAFREAQMVTVANALRDASATYSGNNSSAVGQLVLFLRAGYYVQDNNADVVGDYGPALDSAALGALDAFFASPRSKDVTDANGEIFNEVVTLIDSTHAAGRYAGVVKWMLGSYDGTWPAQMNLAMQHVEWVVDNGFKAKNDDRGWRAALKADPTILNTWAGFITRNSAQLNRLDVVSNVGRYLGYALDVPELKDRLRPLLKDLINRYPNVGPTAPITMNLGWYTRQYDRNNCAAYAICDLGDRVLPAILPIQHTCTPDLKIRAQDMSPGQLGSTCTSLVNEDAYFHRVIGDKGAIPGDVNTNLEVVVFDDYTQYSLYAWAIYNIDVDNGGMYEEGNPAAAGNQARFIAHEAHWLRPDFQIWNLNHEYTHYLDGRYDMAGDFDASLTTPTIWWVEGIAENISFGYRGERNADAIAEAGKKTYKLSDLFDTVYNQDADPDVNSNRVYRWGFLAVRYMLQAHPADVETVLNKYRTGDWNGARTFLKQTIGTSYDAGFATWLTTACATNDCGPLPEAPSTPLCTMSDPRQFDKNCRRDNLTAAAGNYSYHFVYLPAGLKQLTVTSSGGTGNADLYYGGGSWATTTGYQAKSTNAGNSETLTIDNPPSGWVYFSLAAAQDFAGVSLSTQSK, from the coding sequence ATGACCAGCAGCTCCCGCTTCCGCATCTCCTCGCAGGACAGCACCGAGGAGTCCGCCCAGGCCCCCGCCCCGACCGTCAAGCCAGCCAAGCCCGCCAAGGCTGATCAAGCCGACAAGGCCGGCAAGACCGACAGGCAGTCCCCGGCCGCCGCCGCGGACGACTGCGGCGACATCTCCGGCGTGGTCAACGCCACGGGCAGCGCGTTGGTCCAGCAGCTGAAGGCCCTCCCCCAGATCACCTGTACCTACCCGCTGTTCAACCTCACCGGGGAGAACGCGCGGAAAGCCTTCCGCGAAGCCCAGATGGTGACCGTCGCCAACGCGCTGCGCGACGCCTCCGCCACCTACTCGGGCAACAACAGCTCCGCGGTCGGGCAGCTGGTGCTGTTCCTGCGTGCCGGCTACTACGTGCAGGACAACAACGCGGACGTCGTCGGCGACTACGGCCCGGCACTGGACAGTGCGGCGCTCGGCGCGCTGGACGCCTTCTTCGCCTCCCCGCGCAGCAAGGACGTCACCGACGCCAACGGTGAGATCTTCAACGAGGTCGTCACGCTCATCGACAGCACCCACGCGGCCGGTCGGTACGCCGGCGTCGTCAAGTGGATGCTCGGCAGCTACGACGGCACCTGGCCCGCCCAGATGAACCTCGCCATGCAGCACGTCGAGTGGGTCGTCGACAACGGTTTCAAGGCCAAGAACGACGACCGCGGTTGGCGGGCCGCCCTCAAGGCCGACCCCACCATCCTCAACACCTGGGCCGGCTTCATCACGCGCAACAGCGCGCAGCTGAACCGCCTGGACGTCGTCAGCAACGTCGGGCGCTACCTCGGCTACGCCCTCGACGTCCCCGAGCTCAAGGACCGGCTCCGGCCGCTGCTGAAGGACCTGATCAACCGATACCCGAACGTCGGCCCGACCGCGCCGATCACCATGAACCTGGGCTGGTACACGCGCCAGTACGACAGGAACAACTGTGCGGCCTACGCCATCTGCGACCTGGGCGACCGCGTGCTCCCGGCGATCCTGCCGATCCAGCACACCTGCACTCCGGACCTGAAGATCCGTGCCCAGGACATGTCTCCCGGGCAACTGGGCAGCACCTGCACCAGCCTGGTCAACGAGGACGCGTACTTCCACCGGGTCATCGGCGACAAGGGCGCGATCCCCGGTGACGTGAACACCAACCTCGAGGTCGTCGTCTTCGACGACTACACCCAGTACTCGCTGTACGCCTGGGCCATCTACAACATCGACGTCGACAACGGCGGCATGTACGAGGAGGGCAACCCGGCCGCCGCCGGCAACCAGGCCCGCTTCATCGCCCACGAGGCCCACTGGCTGCGCCCGGACTTCCAGATCTGGAATCTCAACCACGAGTACACCCACTACCTCGACGGCCGGTACGACATGGCCGGCGATTTCGATGCCAGCCTGACCACGCCGACCATCTGGTGGGTCGAGGGCATCGCCGAGAACATCTCGTTCGGCTACCGGGGCGAGCGCAACGCCGACGCGATCGCCGAGGCAGGCAAGAAGACCTACAAGCTCAGCGACCTGTTCGACACCGTCTACAACCAGGACGCGGACCCCGACGTCAACTCGAACCGCGTCTACCGCTGGGGCTTCCTCGCGGTCCGCTACATGCTGCAGGCGCACCCCGCCGACGTCGAGACCGTGCTCAACAAGTACCGCACCGGCGACTGGAACGGTGCCCGCACCTTCCTGAAGCAGACGATCGGCACCAGCTACGACGCGGGCTTCGCCACCTGGCTGACGACCGCCTGCGCGACCAACGACTGCGGCCCCCTGCCAGAGGCGCCGTCCACCCCGCTCTGCACCATGAGCGACCCCCGTCAGTTCGACAAGAACTGCCGCCGGGACAATCTCACGGCCGCCGCCGGCAACTACAGCTACCACTTCGTGTACCTGCCGGCCGGTCTCAAGCAGCTGACCGTCACGAGCAGCGGCGGCACCGGCAACGCCGACCTCTACTACGGCGGCGGCAGCTGGGCCACCACCACCGGCTACCAGGCGAAGTCCACCAACGCCGGCAACAGCGAGACGCTGACGATCGACAACCCGCCGTCCGGCTGGGTCTACTTCAGCCTCGCCGCCGCGCAGGACTTCGCCGGTGTGAGCCTCTCCACGCAGTCCAAGTAG